A window of bacterium contains these coding sequences:
- a CDS encoding fimbria/pilus periplasmic chaperone — protein MCFVLGGTVLDSAAGSLSIAPTRLVFDGHTRVATVYLSNKGDQPATYRILLKDKRMLETGQIVDAESPLPGERPASDLIRYSPREVVVPPHGSQTVRVMLRNPSEGQLASGEARTHLVFQSVPAVPKAEELAARQDRIVAQAIIETSIPVIIRRDNPTAAITLGAAQLDSLPDRDGKRVLQVVLERTGERSVYGDLSVDLEIGGSTTRVGLMVGLAVYTPTPRRVIRLPLTLERDELPRSGRLVVRFAETEVGHGDLVADTYLEFVTGDREGGEAAR, from the coding sequence CACACCCGCGTGGCGACCGTCTACCTCAGCAACAAGGGCGACCAGCCGGCGACCTACCGCATCCTGCTCAAGGACAAGCGGATGCTGGAGACGGGGCAGATCGTCGACGCCGAGTCGCCGCTGCCCGGCGAGCGCCCCGCCTCCGACCTGATCCGCTACTCCCCCCGCGAGGTCGTCGTGCCGCCACACGGCAGCCAGACCGTCCGGGTCATGCTGCGCAACCCGTCCGAAGGCCAACTGGCGAGCGGCGAGGCGCGCACCCACCTGGTCTTCCAGTCGGTCCCCGCGGTACCTAAGGCCGAGGAACTGGCCGCCCGGCAGGACCGCATCGTCGCCCAGGCGATCATCGAGACGAGCATCCCGGTGATCATCCGCCGCGACAACCCCACGGCCGCGATCACCCTCGGTGCCGCGCAGCTCGACAGCCTGCCGGACCGCGACGGCAAACGGGTGCTCCAGGTCGTCCTGGAGCGCACGGGCGAGCGCTCGGTCTACGGCGACCTGTCGGTCGACCTGGAGATCGGCGGGAGCACGACCCGCGTGGGCCTGATGGTGGGCCTCGCGGTCTACACGCCCACGCCCCGACGCGTGATCCGCCTGCCGCTGACGTTGGAACGGGATGAGCTGCCGCGGAGCGGGCGCCTGGTCGTGCGCTTCGCCGAGACGGAAGTTGGGCACGGCGACCTCGTGGCCGACACCTACCTCGAATTCGTCACGGGCGACCGCGAGGGGGGCGAAGCAGCGCGATGA